Sequence from the Pirellulales bacterium genome:
CGGCGCAACCGGAAGCGACTTATGAAAGATGGTTGGAAGGTCCTTGTCGTTTGGGAATGTTGGACCAAGAAGCGCGATTTGGTTGACCGATTGCGCGAGTTCTTGCTCGATTGACAGTGGTATATCGCCCGCGCGCTTAGGGAGCAATCGTGAGGCATTCCGGCCCTTCGTTGCCGACTTTGTTCACGTAGGTATTTGCAGGGCGTTCCGTCATTTCACTTGCCGGCCACGGTTCAAATAAATATCGCAGCGATTCAGGAGCGTTATTCGTGGGATCAAGCCAAGCGGCGTAATCATTTGGCGAGAGAATGACCGGCATTCGATCGTGTTCGATTTTCTGTAGCAGTTCGTTTGGTCGCGTTGTCAAGATCGTACACGACTCTAACGGTGGTTGTCCCTTGTCCCATCGTTCCCACAGCCCTGCAAAGGCAAATATGGGTTGATGCCGAAGTTGGAAGTAGTGCGGGTATTTCTTTTTGTTGATTTCCTCCCACTCATAAAACCCATCAGCCGGTATCAGACAATGCCGGATTTTCATGGCTGACCGGTAAGTGGATTTGGTTGCGGCTTCCTCGCTTCTCACATTGAACGTACTGTATTTAACTTTTGGTTCAGGGGACCAAGCAGGCACCAATCCCCATTTCATCATCGCTAGCTCGCGCTTGCCGCCAACTTGCCGGATGACGGGAATCTGAGTGTTGGGACCGACGTTATAGCGCAGTGGTAGCTGCAATCCGGCCTCGACGCCGAACTGATGGGCCAGCACTGCTGCCGGTATTCGGATTGTGAATCGGTTGCACACTACGGCCGATGTTTTCTTGACGTTCGTGGGCTTTGCCTAAAAATGCCTAACTGGCAGCCAATTTTGGGGCAACTTGCAATTCTGCCTCAAAACTCGGATCAAGCCCCAATTCGTACATCGCGCTGATTAAGCAACAAATGTTGTGACAAAGAATCTTCGCCAACACTTCATTCTTCATCGCCGTATCAGTTTTGCTGCGGACTGAATCACCAAACTTTGCCTTCACCATGCTAAACGTCGATTCGACGTTTGATCGCTGGTGGTAACGAGCCATAAACTCGTCACGGTTTAACTGGAAGTAGTGATACATCTTGTTCCACAAGCCGGGACGCGAAGCAACCGAGTTGCTTTTGAAAGGAATCAATGGTGTCCCGCCAGCATCGACGACCGCCTGCAAATTGCTTTCGCTGAGGTATGCCATATCCGCTGAGACTTCGCCAATCCTGAACCGTGTAGCAGTAGTGTTCAGCAGAGGCTTGAACAACACGGTATCCGAAGAATGCTGGCCGTGGATTTCAACTGCCGTAATGACGTTGGTATTCACGCCGGTCATTACGTGCGCTTTCACCCATGCCCGCATTGACCTTTGCTCACCCCATTTCTGATCGAACCAACGATCAAAACGGCAGCCAGAGAATCCCGATGAGTCACAAGCAAAATTGATTTCAATGGCTTTGAGAGGATTGGCACTTTCCAAGATCAAGGAATACAAAACATCCGAAGTCGTCTCGGCTTCCAGAATCCTGAAAATCGAATTGTAAGATGGTAAACGGGCGACGTAGCCTTTTTCATTTGCATCGCGGAGATCGGACATAAATCGACGGCCTGAAACCGTGGAGTAGACTTTGAACACGGCGGCAAAAATCGCATCGGGGAGCGGAATGCGCGGACGCCCAAGACCCCGTTTCGGCGGTCGAATCGTGTCACAGAGTCCACGTAGCAATAGCTGAAACTTGTCCTTTTCATTCACTTGCGCGCAATTATAGCTTCGCCAGTCTTGCTGGTAGGTTTTGCGCGGAGTCTGAATGGTGAGGGTTTCGGTTTGCATCATCGTTCCGTCGTCGCTGTACTCGCGTTCGACGGTATATTGGACCGCGAAAATATGCTTGCACTTATGGCCGGCCTCTTGGTGGTCCGGGCAAGTGCAAGTGCCAGCGGTCAGATTGACGGTATAGCGGCGTCCGTTGCCGGTTTGAGAGGGAACCGACCACAGACCAGCCTTTTTCCTGATCCGAGACTTGGCGGCAATGACTAACCCACGTTGTTCGCGTTCATTCATAGTAGTTACCTCAGATAACTCATAAAGAGATATACTACTAATATATACCATGTCGGTTTTGACTTGTCAATACTTGTGGTATATACTGTAGATATTCCTTAACAGGAGGATTCTACTATGAAGAATGTACCGATTGGGGTGGTTATGCTGCCCGGTTGCCGGTGCAGATGCGGTCACGAATGGTTGCCACGAGAGAAAGACGAAAAGCCTAGAGTCTGTCCCAAGTGCAAGAGTGCGAATTGGGATAGACCCAAGAAGTTCGAGAGAAAATAGCCAGTTTGGGGAACGAAACGTACTGCCTCGATTGCCGTAACCTCTTGTGAATTCGATGTTTATGGATCATGTTCTGTTTTATAGAACTTTTTTGTTCCATTTAGCCGATAACAACGCTATAATCTTCTAGGAATCCGAATTCATAATCCGAAGGCTCTGTTTTAATATGGCAGTTCACGACCGTTTGAAATACGCCCGCAAGCAAGCTGGACTATCTGGACCGCAAATTGAGGAGCGAAGCGGGATCGGCAAATCCGTTCTTTCTGAGCTTGAGCATGGGAAGCGAGAGCCGAGTCTGAGTCAGCTATCTAAACTGGCCTCACTTTACCGCCGATCCGTTGCATTCTTTCTGGACCCAGGGCCAATTGCGCCTGAACCATGCGTCCTTTGGAAAATGCGTCCAGCCATTGATGCCGAACAGACTGAAATCCAATTCCGGCGTTTGTGTTCACAATATCGCAATCTCGAAAACTGGTGCGATGAAAAAGTAGATACTGGTCTGCCTGAAATAACTGGGAGTTCCGACCATTATAGCAATGGGGATGCAGAGGAACTTGCCAAGCGTGTACGGCATGAGCTACAACTTGGCGACAGACCCGGACAGTGTTTGCTTGCTGTGCTTGAAGAAGTATGGGGCGTTAAAGTTTTCCATCTAAAGTTTGAGCCTGTGGGGACTGC
This genomic interval carries:
- a CDS encoding SOS response-associated peptidase, translated to MCNRFTIRIPAAVLAHQFGVEAGLQLPLRYNVGPNTQIPVIRQVGGKRELAMMKWGLVPAWSPEPKVKYSTFNVRSEEAATKSTYRSAMKIRHCLIPADGFYEWEEINKKKYPHYFQLRHQPIFAFAGLWERWDKGQPPLESCTILTTRPNELLQKIEHDRMPVILSPNDYAAWLDPTNNAPESLRYLFEPWPASEMTERPANTYVNKVGNEGPECLTIAP
- a CDS encoding transposase, with the translated sequence MNEREQRGLVIAAKSRIRKKAGLWSVPSQTGNGRRYTVNLTAGTCTCPDHQEAGHKCKHIFAVQYTVEREYSDDGTMMQTETLTIQTPRKTYQQDWRSYNCAQVNEKDKFQLLLRGLCDTIRPPKRGLGRPRIPLPDAIFAAVFKVYSTVSGRRFMSDLRDANEKGYVARLPSYNSIFRILEAETTSDVLYSLILESANPLKAIEINFACDSSGFSGCRFDRWFDQKWGEQRSMRAWVKAHVMTGVNTNVITAVEIHGQHSSDTVLFKPLLNTTATRFRIGEVSADMAYLSESNLQAVVDAGGTPLIPFKSNSVASRPGLWNKMYHYFQLNRDEFMARYHQRSNVESTFSMVKAKFGDSVRSKTDTAMKNEVLAKILCHNICCLISAMYELGLDPSFEAELQVAPKLAAS